A stretch of Eleutherodactylus coqui strain aEleCoq1 chromosome 2, aEleCoq1.hap1, whole genome shotgun sequence DNA encodes these proteins:
- the LOC136611150 gene encoding uncharacterized protein isoform X1 yields the protein MVLLCPSKRNIIPSSPHFAVQTGLLSILTASSKSAIGGQTSSHSRKFFGKDDDKDKDKDKDKHKTEDKDKHKSEDKGKKDKKEKKKKKEKKDGDKSCSDSSSDSDSDGGKKKKDKH from the exons ATGGTCCTTCTTTGCCCGAGCAAAAGGAATATAATCCCCAGCTCTCCACATTTTGCAGTCCAAACTGGTTTATTAAGTATTCTTACAGCTTCGAGCAAGTCAGCAATCGGTGGGCAGACCAGTAGTCATAGCAGGAAAT TTTTTGGGAAAGATGATGATAAAGATAAGGACAAGGATAAGGACAAACACAAGACAGAAGACAAGGACAAACACAAGTCAGAAGATAAAGGCAAAAaggataaaaaggaaaagaagaagaagaaggagaaaaag GATGGAGATAAGTCCTGCAGCGATTCCAGCTCAGACAGCGATTCTGAT ggaggaaaaaagaaaaaggataaACACTGA
- the LOC136611150 gene encoding uncharacterized protein isoform X2, whose amino-acid sequence MSSIMKFFGKDDDKDKDKDKDKHKTEDKDKHKSEDKGKKDKKEKKKKKEKKDGDKSCSDSSSDSDSDGGKKKKDKH is encoded by the exons ATGTCAAGTATTATGAAAT TTTTTGGGAAAGATGATGATAAAGATAAGGACAAGGATAAGGACAAACACAAGACAGAAGACAAGGACAAACACAAGTCAGAAGATAAAGGCAAAAaggataaaaaggaaaagaagaagaagaaggagaaaaag GATGGAGATAAGTCCTGCAGCGATTCCAGCTCAGACAGCGATTCTGAT ggaggaaaaaagaaaaaggataaACACTGA